From Saccharibacillus brassicae:
TGACCGACCCGCTCTATTTCTCGCGCCAGTTCCAGCGGCTGCACGGACAGTCTCCGACCGCGTACCGGGAATCGGTGCTCGGCCGGCCGTGAATCCGTTCGCTGGCCGCGCAAAAGCCCCCTCCCTAAATTAACCGCAGCGCGGCGGCAGAACCTTCGCCCGGCAAGAAACGGTTTGCCGGGAAGAGGTTGGAACAGGCGAAACGTGCCGGCATGAAGCCGTGCGGCCGCCTTGAAGCCGCCGGGGAGGCTCGGGTACGTGCAGATAAGGGCGCAGGTACAAGTGCTGGTGCTGGTGCAGGTACAAACGTAGGTACAAGGGCAAATAAAAGCATAGGTGCAGATATAAGCTCAGGTACAAGCGCAAGTACAAGCGTAGATGCAGATATAGGCTCAGGTACAGGCACGGGCACGAGCTTCAGGTGTTCGAAACCGTGTCCGGGCGGAAGCGGCGCTCCCCGGCACGGCAAAACCCCCGAATCTTCCGCGCAAATGGCGGAGATTCGGGGTTTTCGCTTTTGATTTGGCCGGAATACGGCGGTCGTTCATGTTCTTGCAAGATGTCGGCTTGGCCGCCTACCCGCTGCCGCCTCTTGTTCCGGCTCTTGTTACTGTTCGGTTTCCGTTTTGAGGATCTTCTCGATCCGCTCCAGTTCTTCGGCGGAAAATTCGAGCTGCTGCAGCGTCTCGATATTTTCCTCGATCTGGCCGACGCGGCTCGCGCCGATCAGTACGGACGTCACGCGCTCGCCGCGCAGCACCCAGGCCAGCGCGAACTGGGCCAGGCTCTGCCCGCGCGCGACCGCCATCTGGTTGAGCGCGCGCACGCGGCGCATCGCTTCCGGCGTAATCTGCGTCTGGTTCAGGAACGGGGAAGCGCTCGCCGCGCGAGAATCTTCCGGAATCCCGTTCAGGTATTTGTTCGTCAGCAGGCCCTGCGCCAGCGGGCTGAACGCGATGCTGCCGACGCCGCTCTCGTCGAGCACGTCCTGCAGGCCGTGCTCGATCCAGCGGTTCATCATCGAATAGCTCGGCTGATGGATCGTGAGCGGCGTGCCGAGATCTTTGAGAATCGCGACCGCTTCGCGGGTCTGTTCCGCCGAATAGTTGGACACGCCTATGTACAGCGCTTTGCCGGAACGAACGATATGGTCGAGCGCTCCCATCGTTTCTTCGAGCGGCGTATCGGGGTCCGGGCGGTGATGGTAGAAAATATCGACGTAATCCAGCCCCAGCCGCTTGAGGCTCTGATCCAGGCTCGACACGAGATATTTGCGCGAACCCCATTCGCCGTAAGGGCCGGGCCACATATGGTAGCCGGCTTTGGTCGAGACGATCAGTTCGTCTCGGTAAGCTCTAAGATCGGTTGACAGCATACGGCCGAACATTTCTTCGGCCGATCCCGGCGGCGGTCCGTAATTGTTCGCCAGGTCAAAATGCGTAATGCCGAGATCGAACGCGCGGTGCACGATGCCGCGTCCGTTCTCGTAAGCGTCGACGCCGCCGAAATTATGCCATAATCCGAGCGAGATCGCGGGAAGCTTCAGTCCCGACCGCCCGCTGCGGTTATATTTCATGTGGTCGTAGCGTTCTCCGCTCGCCTTGTATTCCATCGTTTGTCTCCATCCTTTCGTTTCGAACTTGCTTCCATCTTATCGCCGGGTGTGCCGCTTGGCAAGAAAACGATTACAACTTTTCCTTATCCGTCTTCACACGTATCCGAGCGCTTGGCGCACGCTCTGCGCGATCGTCCCCATCGGTTCCGTGAAGCGCAGGTCGGCATGGCTGTCGTACGGAGTCGGCGTCCGGTTCAGCAGCGCCAGGCGGCCCCCGTCGAACATGCCGACGAGGCTCGCCGCCGGCTGGACGGTCAGCGAAGTGCCGCCGACCAGCATCAGGTCCGCCGCTTCGATCGCGGCCGCCGCGGCTTCTAGCACGCTGGTCTCCAGCATCTCGCCGTAGAGCACGACGTTCGGCTTGAGCATGCCGCCGCACGCCGCGCAGCGGGGAATGCCGACGCTGTGCATGACCGCTTCCAGCCCGTAGGTTGCTCCGCACGACAGGCAGGTATTGCGCAGCACGGAACCGTGCAGCTCCAGCACGTTGACGCTGCCCGCTTTTTGATGCAGGCCGTCGATATTTTGCGTAATGACCGCGCCAAGCTGGCCGCTCTCTTCAAGCTCCGCCAACAACCGATGCATGTCGTTCGGCTGCGCGTCTTCGTACACCATCCGTTTGCGGTAGAACTCGTAGAACGTACCCGGCTGCCGGGCGAAAAATTCCCGGCTCAGCATTTCTTCCGGCGGGTAGGGAAACTCGTCGTCCCCGCTTTCGTACAGTCCGCCCGCCGACCGAAAATCGGGAATGCCGCTTTCGGTCGACGTACCGGCTCCGCCGAAAAACACGATCCGCTTCGCTTCCCCGATCCACTCCGCCAACATCTTCGCTTGATCTTGGACCATCCTGTTCTCCTCCTTCGTCTTCGCATCGATGTCTTCCATATGCCCTGCGCGTCCTGCGTGCGTCCTTCGCCGCTAAATGCCAGTCAGGCGCGGGGCACGATCCCCAATTCGGCGTAGCTGCCGATCACGGCGTCGGCCCCCGCCAGATGCAGGCGCGATCCGCCGCCCGGCGCGATCCCGATCGCCAGCGCGGCGCCCGCCCGGCGCGCCATCTCCAGATCGGCGCCGCCGTCGCCGATCACGATCGCGCGCCCCGGCTCCGTGCCGAGACTCCGGCACGCCTGCAGGGCCAGATCGGGCGCCGGCTTGCCCGCGTCGACCCCGTCCCGCCCGTGGACGGAATCGAACAGGCCGTCCAGCCCGGCCCAGTGCAAATGCCGGACCGCCGCTTCCGTCGTATCCGACGTCACGACGGCCAGCTTGAGCCCGGCCTGCCGCGCCTCGCGGAGCAGGCTCTCCAGGCCGGGCAGCGGCCGCACCGGCCGTTCGCGGGCAAGGCGCTCCTCCGCTGCCGCGGCAAAGCCGCGTACGGCGTCCACGCTGTCATGCCACGGCATGCCCGCTCCGTAGAGCTGCCAGGCGAGCACGCCGGTCAGTTCCTCCGCGGTGGCAAGCGCAAGCGGCCCTCCGCGATCATAATCGGCGATCCGGCCGTCCGGGCCCAACACGACGCCGAAAGCCTGTTCGGCGCTGCCTGTCCAGCCGCCGCCCGCCGCTTGCAGCGCGGCTTCGGTCTGCTGCAGCAGGTCGTCGGCCCAGCGGCCCCACAATTCCATGAAATCGAGCAGCGTGCCGTCTTTGTCGAACAGGAGCGCTTCGCACTCGAATGTACGGCCTCCGACTGTCAGAAAAGCCATGCCTGTTCCTCCTTCCCGGCGGGACTGCGTTTACACACAAATCCGCCAATCGACGGCTGTAGATCGCAAGCCGGGTCCGCCGGCTTCGTTCGTCTGCCGCTTCTTCTTTTCATTATTTCGTTATTCCGTTGTTGCGTTATTTCATTAGTCGCGTGATCTCGTCATGTCGATATTTCAGTATGGCGTTATTTCGCCGCCTGCACAGGCTTGATCCCGTCCAGCCACGCCGCGAGCAGCGTCACGGTCTGCTCCCGCTGCTCCGCGCCGGAGATCGAAGCCGGACCGTCGCCGCCCTGCTCGCCGTAGCTGCCGAACTGGCCGTGGTTGCCGCCTTTGATCTCTTCGTGCCGGGCGTCGGCCGGCAGGTAAGCCCGGCCGGTCTCGTAGCTTTCGCGGTTCAGCACTTCGTCGCCCGAAGCGGTAATCGACAGCGCCGGCATCGACGTGCCGGACAGGTCGCCTTTGCTTTCCGCATAGGAAGCGAGGAAGAAGATACCCGCGATGTCAGTCTTGTGCTCCGCCGCATACCGGGCCGCGAACGGGCCGCCGAGCGAATGGCCGCCGATGACGAAACGCTCGTCCGGATAAGCGTCAACTATTTTGCCCGCTTCATTTTGGCCAAGAAAAGCGAAATTCAGCGGCATTTTGGCAATAAACACATGCCGGCCGGTCTCCGCCAGTTCGCGGGCGAACGCCGCGTAAGCTTCCGCTTTCACCCGGCCTCCCGGATAGAAAATGACGCCCGGCTGCTTGACCGTGCCTGCCGCTTCCGTCTCGATCGGTTCGAACTCGATCCAGTCATCCGTCTGCGATACGGCTACAACATCGTCGCCCTGCAGCGCCGCCCGCGCTTCCGCGGAAGGCCCGTAAGGCGTACTGACGTACACGACGGCCGCGGCGATCAGCACCAGCACGATCACGAGCAGGATCGGCAGCCACTTTTTTCTTTTTTTGCGGTATGGCCCTCCCCCGCTTCGTTTCGGCGTTCCTTTTCGTTTCCCGCTTTCGAACGCCCGGATCGGCGATCTGTCTCCCGTTAACATCTTACGTCCTCCTTACGATTCGTTGGCTGTCCTCGTCCCATTATAAAGAAACGCCTCCTCCCCAGCAAAGCATCCTGCCGAAAAGTCGACACAAAAAAAGCCCGCGCCTTCCGAATCCGGAAAAAGCTTGCGGGCTTGCGGATGTTCCTTCTGTTGGAGAAGCCCGCGGCTTAGACACTTTTCGCTTGACGGTACGCTTCGGCGTACTGCGCCGCTTTCTCGCGCACCTTGTTCATGTCGCCGGTCTTCAGCGCTTCGCTGGTCAGGTCGGAACCGATGCCGACCGCCACCGCACCCGCCGCGATCCATTCGCCGAGGTTGGACACGGACACGCCGCCTGTCGGCATGAGATTGGCCTGCGGAACCGGTCCTTTGAACGTTTTGATGATCGAAGGATCGAACATATTTCCCGGGAAAAGTTTCATGACGTCGGCGCCCAATTCCAGCCCTTTGAGCAGCTCGGCGATTGTGACGACGCCCGGCATGATCGGAATGCGGTACATGTTGCACAGCTTGACCGTCTCTTCGTTCAGGGAAGGCGAGACGACAAAATGCGAACCCGCCATGATAGCCATACGCGCCGTATGCGGCTCCAGCACGGTACCCGCGCCAATGACCGCGAACCGGTCCGAATCGATCGGCTCGTCCGGGCTGTACTTGGCGCTCAGGCGCTCGATCGCTTGAAGCGCGTTCGGTACGGTCATCGTGACTTCGATGACTTTGACGCCGCCCGCAATCGCCTGCTCGGCCATTTCGACGACCTGATCGGGAGAATCCCCGCGCAGGACTGCCACGACGCCGCAATCGAGGATACGCTGCAGCACTTTGATCTTTTTCATCAATGATTCATTCCTCTCCGCTTATGTCCGTTTGCGGCAGTCCGGCCGACCTTCTTTCAGGCAAGCCAGGTACGTTTTTCCGCCGCCGTGTACTCGCTTTCATTGTGGGGCAAACACTTTTGCGGTGTCAATGCAAAAAACGGAAAAGAACCAATAACAACCTGCTTTTCGCAAAAAACGAAGCGATAAAGCGAAAAAGGGTGAAAATCTGCGAAAAAATGAAAATAGCCGCAGACCGCGCCGCTGCAAGGATTTGGAAAGAAATCCGGCCCGAGACGGGGCTTTTTGAAGCTTGCTCGGCGTTTCATCGCAAAAAGGCGGTGGTAAATAGTTTGTGCACGCGGCAATAACAACTACTGAGGAGTGATTGAGATGACAAACAGTCAGTCGAGCAACAAGAAAATGAGTCGCGAGGAAGCCGGACGTATGGGTGGAGAAGCTACGGCCAAGAAACACAGCCGGGAATTCTATCAGGAAATCGGACGCAAGGGCGGCAAAGCTACAGCCAAGTCGCACAGCCGGGAATTCTACCAGGAAATCGGCCGCAAAGGCGGAGAAGCCACTTCCAACTCGCACGACAAAGATTTTTATCGGGAAATCGGCCGCAAAGGCGGACAAAAGTAATCCGCAGCCTACGCGGTTTGCCGAACAACCCTTCAACTCCCTCGCGCGCGCCAAGCGAAAGAGCCGAAACCTTGTATGATCAGCGTGTTCGGCTCTTTCGCCTGGGCGCGCTTTTTCGGCATGTCCGGGCCTGAATTCCCCCCGTTCGGGTCCGGCCTTCGCCGGCTTCCAAGCGCCCGGTCCGATTTTGTTTCTGTACGCTGGATAAAAAGGACATCCTGTGTTAGAATATTTAGAAAATTTAGCTTCTTTTTTTTGCGCTGCAAGCTTTGGCCGTTAACCGCGCTAAAGCAGCGCGCCAATATACCGTTGTGGGGGGAAAGACAGTATGGCACCTAAAAAAATGCGTTCCGATATGATCAAAAAAGGATTCGACCGCGCGCCGCACCGCAGTCTGCTGCGTGCAGCCGGCGTCAAGGAAGAAGATTTCGGCAAACCGTTTATCGCGGTCTGCAATTCGTATATCGATATCGTGCCGGGTCATGTGCATCTGCAGGAATTCGGCAAAATCGTCAAAGACGCGATCCGCGAAGCGGGCGGCGTTCCGTTCGAATTCAATACGATCGGTGTCGACGACGGCATCGCCATGGGCCATATCGGCATGCGCTATTCCCTGCCCAGCCGCGAGATCATCGCCGACTCCGTCGAGACGGTCGTCTCCGCGCACTGGTTCGACGGTATGGTCTGCATCCCGAACTGCGACAAGATCACGCCGGGCATGCTCATGGGCGCGCTGCGCGTCAACATCCCGACGCTGTTCGTCAGCGGCGGACCGATGAAAGCCGGCAAAGACAAAAACGGCCGCTCCATCTCGCTGACTTCGGTCTTCGAAGGCGTCGGCGCGCACCAGGTCGGCAAGATCGACGACCAGACGCTGCTGGAACTCGAACAGTTCGGCTGTCCGACCTGCGGATCGTGCTCGGGCATGTTCACGGCCAACTCCATGAACTGTCTGGCCGAAGCGCTGGGCCTTGCCATGCCGGGCAACGGCACGATTCTGGCCGTCGCTCCCGAACGCCGCGAGTTCGTCCGCCAGTCCGCGACCCAGCTCATGGAACTGATCAAACTCGACCTGAAGCCGCGCGATATCGTGACGGTCGAAGCGATCGACAACGCGTTCGCGCTCGATATGGCGATGGGCGGTTCGACGAACACCGTGCTGCACACGCTCGCCCTCGCGCAGGAAGCCGGCATCGAATATCCGATCGAACGCATCAACGAAGTGGCCAACCGCGTGCCGCATCTGGCCAAGCTGGCTCCGGCGTCCGATTGGCATATCGAAGACGTGCATAACGCCGGCGGCGTCAGCGCCGTGCTGAACGAACTGCTCAAGAAGCCGGGCGCGCTGCATGCGGACCGGATCACGGTCACGGGCAAAACGATCCGCGAGAACGTGGAAGGCCAGGAGATCCAGAACACGGAAGTCATCCACAAGATCGACAACCCGCATTCCGAGCGCGGCGGCCTCGCCGTCCTGTTCGGCAACCTGGCTCCGGAAGGCGCGATCATCAAGGTTGGCGCGGTCGACGCTTCGGTCGGCGGCTACCACAAAGGGCCGGCGATCTGCTTCGATTCGCAGGAAGAAGCGCTTGAAGGCATCGCCAAAGGCCGCGTGCAGGAAGGCCACGTCGTCGTGATCCGCTACGAAGGACCCAAAGGCGGACCCGGCATGCCGGAAATGCTCGCTCCGACGTCGCAAATCGTCGGCATGGGGCTCGGCGCCAAAGTCGGGCTGATCACGGACGGCCGCTTCTCCGGCGCCTCCCGCGGCATCAGTATCGGCCATATCTCGCCGGAAGCGGCCGAAGGCGGTCCGATCGCTTTCGTCGAAGAAGGCGACATGATCGAACTGGACCTGAACAACCGCACGATCCAGCTGGAGATCAGCGAAGAAGAATTCGCCGCGCGCCGCGCGAACTGGAAAGGCTTCGAACCGAAAGTGAAAACCGGTTACCTCGCCCGCTACTCCAAGCTGGTCACCAATGCCAGCATGGGCGGCATCATGAAGATTTGATTTCCGGACTCGCTGCGCGTGCGGACAAGCCCGCGTAACGCGCATACCGCACACATACCGATAGACACATACGGACAGACGAAAAAGGACTTCGATTCCCGCCGCAAGGCGGATGTCGAAGTCCTTTTTCGATACTTACGAGACGCGTAAAGCGCGGCCGCGCGATTGCGGCGGCCGCCTGCATCGACGCGGCGCGGCCGTTAGCGCAAAGCGGCCGCTTCGGCGGGCGTGCCGTCGGAGCGGACCGCCGCGGCGGCCGGTTCCGGCTGCGCGTCTGCCGCTGCCGCAGATTCCCGTTCCACCGCTGCGGGACCGGTCTCGCTGCGCGCGGCCGTGCGGCGGTTTTTGCGTTTGTCCGCTTTGAAATCGCGGGTGAGCATCACTTCCATCGGCATCACCATGATCTTGGGCACGAGGAATTCGCTCTGTTCCTGCAGCCGCGCGCTGCCCGACGGGTGCATCGCCCAGAGCAGCAGCTTCAAGTACAGGCGGGTCGCCCGCGCGAACAGTCCGTCCGGCAGGTCGTGCACCTGAAATCCGAACTGTTCCGGTCCCCGGTTGATCATGCTTACCGCGTAGACCGCTTTGGCTTCGCGCAGATCCGGGTCCCGGCGGATATGGTCGGCGATGCCGGGGAAGCTTTGTTCCGTCCCCCGGATCATCAGAATCGCCAGCTGCACCGCCGAGCGGGAACGGCTGCCGAACTCGAACAGCATCTTGTTGTCAAAATGCAGCTCCACGATCGCGTCGCCGGCATTCAGCAGCCTCCCTTCGCCGAGATCAAGCGTTTTGCCCGAGTAGCGTGTTTTGCGGAAATGGTACAGCGGCGCGTTCTCGGCTTCCTGCAGCCGGAACATGAAGCGGAAGCCCCGTTCGTACAGCAGCCAAGCGCCGACCAGCCCTTTTTTGAGCGGAGAAATTTTGCCCATTTCTTTGACACCCGCTTTCTTCGTCGTTTCCATCAGCCGTTCGATCGTTACGCTGCTGAGTCCCTGGGCGTAAGCTTCTTCCAGAAAACGCTCCAGCGCGCGCAGCATATTTTCCGGCGCTTTGTCGTTCGCTCCGAGCGTCGCGCCGCAGTCGTGCAGCACGAGCACTTCGCCGCCGCGCATTTTGCGGCGCAGCCGCTTGAGCAGCCGTTCTTCGCCGAGGCGCTTGCGCCAGTCGCCGAATATACCCGACCAGAGCACCAGCTTCAGCTCATGCCGCCCGACGAGGTCGAACAGGTTCACGATGCCCCACGGCGGACGATAATAAATGGCGCGCTGCCCGGTGACCCGCTCGATCACTTCGTTCGTCCGGTTCACCTGCTTGCGCACGGAACCCGGCCGCATCAGCCAGTTGGTCCGGTGGACATAGTTGTGGATACCGATGGCATGGCCTTCGGCCTGCATCCGGCGAAGCAGTTCGGGGTGCTGCGCCGCATGCGAACCCACAACAAAAAACGTGGCTTTCGCCCCGTATCGTTTCAATAAATCGAGCAGCTGCGCCGTGTAACGGGGGTCCGGTCCGTCATCGAACGTCAGCGCGAGTTCCGTCCCGCTTTTCCCTTTGCGAAAAGCCCGGAAACCGAAAATCCGGCTGATCAACCCCGGAATGAACGCATAAAAGGAAGAGAGGTAAAAAAGCCATATCAGCAAAGTCGTTTCCATTTCCGCGCTCCGTTTCTTCATCCAAATAAATTCGAGCCACTCTATTCGAGCAAAAGTCCGGTTCGTCTATTGCTCTTCATGCCATCACTTTATTTTATCATAGCTCCTTCTCGAATCAATGCCCAAATACGGACTATCCCCATACGCCTTCCCGGCGCTGGCCGAGCCCGGAATGAAGGTTGCATGAAGGGCTCTCCCCTGCCGTTTTAACGTCTGCCGCTCCGGGTATATGGTTTGCGTATGCCCTATTATTTGTAAGTCTTTGGAACAGGCCGCATCCATTATCCGAACGATGGAAAGGGGACTTCTCATGACCGACGAACAAAAACCGAATCAGGACGCCGAACAGGAACACGACATGACGTTAACGACCCGCCAGGGACATCCCGTCCGCGACAACCAGAACGTGCGCACGGTAGGCAGCCGGGGACCGACGACGCTGGAAAACTATCAGTTCCTGGAAAAGATTACCCACTTTGACCGCGAACGTATCCCCGAACGGGTCGTTCACGCACGCGGAGCGGGCGCGCACGGCGTCTTTACCGCGTACGGCACAGCCGGAGACGAGCCGGTATCGAAATATACCCGCGCCAAGCTGTTTCAGGAAGAAGGCAAGGAAACGCCGGTGTTCGTCCGCTTTTCGAGCGTGATTCACGGCGGACATTCCCCGGAGACGCTGCGCGATCCGCGCGGGTTCGCCACGAAGTTCTATACGGAAGACGGCAACTGGGATCTGGTCGGCAACAACCTCAAAGTTTTCTTTATCCGCGACCCGCTGAAATTCCCGGATATGGTGCACGCGTTCAAGCCGGACCCGCTCACCAATGTGCAGAGCATGGAACGCTTCTTCGACTTCGTCTCGCTCAGTCCGGAAGCGACCCATATGGTCACGTTCCTGTTCTCGCCGTGGGGCATTCCCGCCAACTATCGGCAGATGCAGGGTTCTGGCGTGAATACGTACAAATGGGTCAATACGGAAGGCGAAGGCGTGTTGGTCAAATACCACTGGGAACCGCTGAAGCAGGGAATCAAGAACCTGAAGCAAAAAGAAGCCAACGAGATCCAGTCCACCAACTTCAACCATGCCACGCTGGATCTGTACGAAGCGATCGAACGGGGGGACTACCCGGAGTGGGAGCTGTGCGTACAGATCATGGAAGACGGCGAGCACCCGGAGCTGGACTTCGATCCGCTCGACGACACGAAGCTATGGCCGCCGGAGCAGTTCCCGTTTCTCCCGGTCGGCAAAATGACGCTGAACCGCAATCCCGAAGATTACTTCACGGAAGTCGAGCAGGCGGCGTTCGGCACGGGCGTGCTGGTCGACGGGCTGGACTTCTCGGACGATAAAATGCTGCAGGGCCGCACGTTCTCCTACTCCGACACGCAGCGCCACCGCGTCGGGGCGAACTATTTGCAGCTGCCGATCAACGCGCCCAAGACGCATGTCGCCACCAATCAGAGCGGCGGACAGATGCAGTTCAAAGTCGATCGCGCGCCGGGCCAGAATCCGCATGTCA
This genomic window contains:
- a CDS encoding bifunctional 2-keto-4-hydroxyglutarate aldolase/2-keto-3-deoxy-6-phosphogluconate aldolase, coding for MKKIKVLQRILDCGVVAVLRGDSPDQVVEMAEQAIAGGVKVIEVTMTVPNALQAIERLSAKYSPDEPIDSDRFAVIGAGTVLEPHTARMAIMAGSHFVVSPSLNEETVKLCNMYRIPIMPGVVTIAELLKGLELGADVMKLFPGNMFDPSIIKTFKGPVPQANLMPTGGVSVSNLGEWIAAGAVAVGIGSDLTSEALKTGDMNKVREKAAQYAEAYRQAKSV
- a CDS encoding NAD-dependent protein deacylase, coding for MVQDQAKMLAEWIGEAKRIVFFGGAGTSTESGIPDFRSAGGLYESGDDEFPYPPEEMLSREFFARQPGTFYEFYRKRMVYEDAQPNDMHRLLAELEESGQLGAVITQNIDGLHQKAGSVNVLELHGSVLRNTCLSCGATYGLEAVMHSVGIPRCAACGGMLKPNVVLYGEMLETSVLEAAAAAIEAADLMLVGGTSLTVQPAASLVGMFDGGRLALLNRTPTPYDSHADLRFTEPMGTIAQSVRQALGYV
- a CDS encoding catalase, producing the protein MTDEQKPNQDAEQEHDMTLTTRQGHPVRDNQNVRTVGSRGPTTLENYQFLEKITHFDRERIPERVVHARGAGAHGVFTAYGTAGDEPVSKYTRAKLFQEEGKETPVFVRFSSVIHGGHSPETLRDPRGFATKFYTEDGNWDLVGNNLKVFFIRDPLKFPDMVHAFKPDPLTNVQSMERFFDFVSLSPEATHMVTFLFSPWGIPANYRQMQGSGVNTYKWVNTEGEGVLVKYHWEPLKQGIKNLKQKEANEIQSTNFNHATLDLYEAIERGDYPEWELCVQIMEDGEHPELDFDPLDDTKLWPPEQFPFLPVGKMTLNRNPEDYFTEVEQAAFGTGVLVDGLDFSDDKMLQGRTFSYSDTQRHRVGANYLQLPINAPKTHVATNQSGGQMQFKVDRAPGQNPHVNYEPSSMGGLKEAPKPGKDHEPEYHAKLVRAPIDRPNNFGQAGDTYRSFEDWERDELIDNLVGALSTCKSDIQERMIDYFTQADADYGRRVSEGLVSAKSEESADGQANPHKAVEQSQEKGREAGPY
- a CDS encoding alpha/beta fold hydrolase, which gives rise to MLTGDRSPIRAFESGKRKGTPKRSGGGPYRKKRKKWLPILLVIVLVLIAAAVVYVSTPYGPSAEARAALQGDDVVAVSQTDDWIEFEPIETEAAGTVKQPGVIFYPGGRVKAEAYAAFARELAETGRHVFIAKMPLNFAFLGQNEAGKIVDAYPDERFVIGGHSLGGPFAARYAAEHKTDIAGIFFLASYAESKGDLSGTSMPALSITASGDEVLNRESYETGRAYLPADARHEEIKGGNHGQFGSYGEQGGDGPASISGAEQREQTVTLLAAWLDGIKPVQAAK
- the mgrA gene encoding L-glyceraldehyde 3-phosphate reductase, which gives rise to MEYKASGERYDHMKYNRSGRSGLKLPAISLGLWHNFGGVDAYENGRGIVHRAFDLGITHFDLANNYGPPPGSAEEMFGRMLSTDLRAYRDELIVSTKAGYHMWPGPYGEWGSRKYLVSSLDQSLKRLGLDYVDIFYHHRPDPDTPLEETMGALDHIVRSGKALYIGVSNYSAEQTREAVAILKDLGTPLTIHQPSYSMMNRWIEHGLQDVLDESGVGSIAFSPLAQGLLTNKYLNGIPEDSRAASASPFLNQTQITPEAMRRVRALNQMAVARGQSLAQFALAWVLRGERVTSVLIGASRVGQIEENIETLQQLEFSAEELERIEKILKTETEQ
- a CDS encoding HAD family hydrolase, giving the protein MAFLTVGGRTFECEALLFDKDGTLLDFMELWGRWADDLLQQTEAALQAAGGGWTGSAEQAFGVVLGPDGRIADYDRGGPLALATAEELTGVLAWQLYGAGMPWHDSVDAVRGFAAAAEERLARERPVRPLPGLESLLREARQAGLKLAVVTSDTTEAAVRHLHWAGLDGLFDSVHGRDGVDAGKPAPDLALQACRSLGTEPGRAIVIGDGGADLEMARRAGAALAIGIAPGGGSRLHLAGADAVIGSYAELGIVPRA
- the ilvD gene encoding dihydroxy-acid dehydratase; the protein is MAPKKMRSDMIKKGFDRAPHRSLLRAAGVKEEDFGKPFIAVCNSYIDIVPGHVHLQEFGKIVKDAIREAGGVPFEFNTIGVDDGIAMGHIGMRYSLPSREIIADSVETVVSAHWFDGMVCIPNCDKITPGMLMGALRVNIPTLFVSGGPMKAGKDKNGRSISLTSVFEGVGAHQVGKIDDQTLLELEQFGCPTCGSCSGMFTANSMNCLAEALGLAMPGNGTILAVAPERREFVRQSATQLMELIKLDLKPRDIVTVEAIDNAFALDMAMGGSTNTVLHTLALAQEAGIEYPIERINEVANRVPHLAKLAPASDWHIEDVHNAGGVSAVLNELLKKPGALHADRITVTGKTIRENVEGQEIQNTEVIHKIDNPHSERGGLAVLFGNLAPEGAIIKVGAVDASVGGYHKGPAICFDSQEEALEGIAKGRVQEGHVVVIRYEGPKGGPGMPEMLAPTSQIVGMGLGAKVGLITDGRFSGASRGISIGHISPEAAEGGPIAFVEEGDMIELDLNNRTIQLEISEEEFAARRANWKGFEPKVKTGYLARYSKLVTNASMGGIMKI
- a CDS encoding KGG domain-containing protein; this translates as MTNSQSSNKKMSREEAGRMGGEATAKKHSREFYQEIGRKGGKATAKSHSREFYQEIGRKGGEATSNSHDKDFYREIGRKGGQK
- a CDS encoding polysaccharide deacetylase family protein, whose translation is METTLLIWLFYLSSFYAFIPGLISRIFGFRAFRKGKSGTELALTFDDGPDPRYTAQLLDLLKRYGAKATFFVVGSHAAQHPELLRRMQAEGHAIGIHNYVHRTNWLMRPGSVRKQVNRTNEVIERVTGQRAIYYRPPWGIVNLFDLVGRHELKLVLWSGIFGDWRKRLGEERLLKRLRRKMRGGEVLVLHDCGATLGANDKAPENMLRALERFLEEAYAQGLSSVTIERLMETTKKAGVKEMGKISPLKKGLVGAWLLYERGFRFMFRLQEAENAPLYHFRKTRYSGKTLDLGEGRLLNAGDAIVELHFDNKMLFEFGSRSRSAVQLAILMIRGTEQSFPGIADHIRRDPDLREAKAVYAVSMINRGPEQFGFQVHDLPDGLFARATRLYLKLLLWAMHPSGSARLQEQSEFLVPKIMVMPMEVMLTRDFKADKRKNRRTAARSETGPAAVERESAAAADAQPEPAAAAVRSDGTPAEAAALR